Proteins encoded together in one Anguilla anguilla isolate fAngAng1 chromosome 9, fAngAng1.pri, whole genome shotgun sequence window:
- the LOC118235555 gene encoding coiled-coil domain-containing protein 92-like isoform X1 has protein sequence MKQNNSTTLGFDSSCREGKDMQTNGGEAVAMETGDALVRQVESVERNMAFLRQEHLTLLRGLHLEILSLQRRCAELTCELNLKPPGRTQAEVEEEEEQLKARCEQAEARLREQQCTLGDLRRELSQKGALAGALRAALKDRERRFLDELKRRSHRVTALSSELQRQTDSAARLSFQLYSARQRLQLQEEEPPRSPAPRGAHRPPPTPPPAPPPAARPKRRSHRPAAAVRAERARECVPRERVTGPEDPAPMPDPALFLYPRRHRPRPRHAHRSQRGLVVAAEGGREGPADGGGPRVDPAPAAGVATATEAE, from the exons ATGAAGCAGAATAACTCGACGACTTTAGGATTCGATTCTTCTTGCCGTGAAGGTAAGGACATGCAAACAAac ggcggggaggcggttgccatggagacgggCGATGCGCTGGTGAGGCAGGTGGAGAGCGTGGAGCGGAACATGGCCTTCCTGCGCCAGGAGCACCTGACCCTGCTCCGGGGCCTGCACCTGGAGATCCTCTCCCTGCAGAGACGCTGCGCCG AGCTCACCTGTGAGCTGAACCTGAAGCCCCCAGGAAGGACCCAGGCAG aggtggaggaagaggaggagcagctgaaGGCTCGCTGTGAGCAGGCGGAGGCTCGGCTGAGGGAGCAGCAGTGCACTCTGGGAGATCTGCGGCGGGAGCTGAGCCAGAAGGGGGCGCTGGCGGGCGCGCTACGGGCGGCGCTGAAGGACAGGGAGCGGCGCTTCCTGGACGAGCTGAAGAGGCGGAGCCACCGCGTGACGGCGCTGAGCAGCGAGCTGCAGCGGCAGACGGACTCCGCCGCGCGGCTGTCCTTCCAGCTGTACTCCGCCCGCCAGcgcctgcagctgcaggaggaggagccgccgcgaagccccgccccccggggcGCGCACAGAccgcccccgaccccgcccccggccccgccccccgccgcccgGCCCAAACGCCGCTCCCACAGGCCGGCGGCGGCAGTGCGGGCCGAGAGGGCCCGGGAGTGCGTCCCGCGGGAGAGGGTCACGGGCCCCGAAGACCCCGCCCCCATGCCCGACCCCGCCCTCTTCCTGTACCCCCGTCgccacaggccccgcccccgccacgcCCACAGATCGCAGCGCGGCCTGGTGGTGGcggcggagggggggagggaggggcctgccGATGGGGGCGGGCCTCGCgtcgaccccgcccccgccgcgggCGTCGCCACGGCAACAGAGGCGGAGTGA
- the LOC118235556 gene encoding TLC domain-containing protein 2-like, whose product MELHSVILTTGCSVGFFKLANSGMKRLPMPDAARRNAWKWRNIATSFVHSLITGIWAVLCFYLHPQMAEDLISTHSVFSHALVSVSIGYFIHDFSDMVLNQKISQSWELLFHHSVVISCFGLSALSRRYLGFAAVALLVELNSVFLHLRQMLRMAGGAKTTPYRVNSMVNLGTYVVFRISTLAWMTRWLVLNREHVPLLAYTLGSVGMAIMTAMNIVLFCRLLRSDFLQTGRDGRKEK is encoded by the exons ATGGAGCTGCATTCGGTTATTCTGACGACGGGATGCTCCGTGGGCTTTTTCAAGCTCGCGAACTCGGGAATGAAGAGGCTCCCGATGCCAGATGCCGCGCGCAGAAACGCCTGGAAATGGAGAAACATCGCCACTTCTTTCGTGCACAGTCTCATAACTGGCATCTGGGCTGTGCTCTG CTTCTACTTGCATCCTCAGATGGCCGAAGACCTCATATCCACCCACTCCGTCTTCTCGCACGCGCTGGTCTCGGTGTCTATCG GGTACTTCATCCATGACTTCTCTGACATGGTGCTGAACCAGAAGATCAGCCAGTCCTGGGAGCTGCTGTTTCACCATTCGGTG gtgatcAGCTGCTTCGGGCTCTCGGCGTTGTCGCGGCGATACCTGGGCTTCGCGGCGGTGGCGCTGCTGGTGGAGCTGAACTCCGTCTTCCTGCACCTGCGGCAGATGCTGCGCATGGCGGGCGGGGCCAAGACCACGCCCTACCGGGTGAACAGCATGGTCAACCTGGGCACGTACGTGGTGTTCCGCATCAGCACGCTGGCCTGGATGACCCGCTGGCTGGTGCTGAACCGCGAACACGTGCCCCTGCTGGCCTACACGCTGGGCAGCGTCGGCATGGCGATCATGACCGCCATGAACATCGTGCTCTTCTGCCGCCTGCTGCGCAGCGACTTCCTGCAGACCGGACGCGACGGCAGGAAGGAGAAAtag
- the LOC118235555 gene encoding coiled-coil domain-containing protein 92-like isoform X3: METGDALVRQVESVERNMAFLRQEHLTLLRGLHLEILSLQRRCAELTCELNLKPPGRTQAEVEEEEEQLKARCEQAEARLREQQCTLGDLRRELSQKGALAGALRAALKDRERRFLDELKRRSHRVTALSSELQRQTDSAARLSFQLYSARQRLQLQEEEPPRSPAPRGAHRPPPTPPPAPPPAARPKRRSHRPAAAVRAERARECVPRERVTGPEDPAPMPDPALFLYPRRHRPRPRHAHRSQRGLVVAAEGGREGPADGGGPRVDPAPAAGVATATEAE, translated from the exons atggagacgggCGATGCGCTGGTGAGGCAGGTGGAGAGCGTGGAGCGGAACATGGCCTTCCTGCGCCAGGAGCACCTGACCCTGCTCCGGGGCCTGCACCTGGAGATCCTCTCCCTGCAGAGACGCTGCGCCG AGCTCACCTGTGAGCTGAACCTGAAGCCCCCAGGAAGGACCCAGGCAG aggtggaggaagaggaggagcagctgaaGGCTCGCTGTGAGCAGGCGGAGGCTCGGCTGAGGGAGCAGCAGTGCACTCTGGGAGATCTGCGGCGGGAGCTGAGCCAGAAGGGGGCGCTGGCGGGCGCGCTACGGGCGGCGCTGAAGGACAGGGAGCGGCGCTTCCTGGACGAGCTGAAGAGGCGGAGCCACCGCGTGACGGCGCTGAGCAGCGAGCTGCAGCGGCAGACGGACTCCGCCGCGCGGCTGTCCTTCCAGCTGTACTCCGCCCGCCAGcgcctgcagctgcaggaggaggagccgccgcgaagccccgccccccggggcGCGCACAGAccgcccccgaccccgcccccggccccgccccccgccgcccgGCCCAAACGCCGCTCCCACAGGCCGGCGGCGGCAGTGCGGGCCGAGAGGGCCCGGGAGTGCGTCCCGCGGGAGAGGGTCACGGGCCCCGAAGACCCCGCCCCCATGCCCGACCCCGCCCTCTTCCTGTACCCCCGTCgccacaggccccgcccccgccacgcCCACAGATCGCAGCGCGGCCTGGTGGTGGcggcggagggggggagggaggggcctgccGATGGGGGCGGGCCTCGCgtcgaccccgcccccgccgcgggCGTCGCCACGGCAACAGAGGCGGAGTGA
- the LOC118235555 gene encoding coiled-coil domain-containing protein 92-like isoform X2: MASLPPGQGGEAVAMETGDALVRQVESVERNMAFLRQEHLTLLRGLHLEILSLQRRCAELTCELNLKPPGRTQAEVEEEEEQLKARCEQAEARLREQQCTLGDLRRELSQKGALAGALRAALKDRERRFLDELKRRSHRVTALSSELQRQTDSAARLSFQLYSARQRLQLQEEEPPRSPAPRGAHRPPPTPPPAPPPAARPKRRSHRPAAAVRAERARECVPRERVTGPEDPAPMPDPALFLYPRRHRPRPRHAHRSQRGLVVAAEGGREGPADGGGPRVDPAPAAGVATATEAE, encoded by the exons AtggcctccctccctcccgggcagggcggggaggcggttgccatggagacgggCGATGCGCTGGTGAGGCAGGTGGAGAGCGTGGAGCGGAACATGGCCTTCCTGCGCCAGGAGCACCTGACCCTGCTCCGGGGCCTGCACCTGGAGATCCTCTCCCTGCAGAGACGCTGCGCCG AGCTCACCTGTGAGCTGAACCTGAAGCCCCCAGGAAGGACCCAGGCAG aggtggaggaagaggaggagcagctgaaGGCTCGCTGTGAGCAGGCGGAGGCTCGGCTGAGGGAGCAGCAGTGCACTCTGGGAGATCTGCGGCGGGAGCTGAGCCAGAAGGGGGCGCTGGCGGGCGCGCTACGGGCGGCGCTGAAGGACAGGGAGCGGCGCTTCCTGGACGAGCTGAAGAGGCGGAGCCACCGCGTGACGGCGCTGAGCAGCGAGCTGCAGCGGCAGACGGACTCCGCCGCGCGGCTGTCCTTCCAGCTGTACTCCGCCCGCCAGcgcctgcagctgcaggaggaggagccgccgcgaagccccgccccccggggcGCGCACAGAccgcccccgaccccgcccccggccccgccccccgccgcccgGCCCAAACGCCGCTCCCACAGGCCGGCGGCGGCAGTGCGGGCCGAGAGGGCCCGGGAGTGCGTCCCGCGGGAGAGGGTCACGGGCCCCGAAGACCCCGCCCCCATGCCCGACCCCGCCCTCTTCCTGTACCCCCGTCgccacaggccccgcccccgccacgcCCACAGATCGCAGCGCGGCCTGGTGGTGGcggcggagggggggagggaggggcctgccGATGGGGGCGGGCCTCGCgtcgaccccgcccccgccgcgggCGTCGCCACGGCAACAGAGGCGGAGTGA